In the genome of Tachysurus vachellii isolate PV-2020 chromosome 9, HZAU_Pvac_v1, whole genome shotgun sequence, one region contains:
- the nts gene encoding neurotensin/neuromedin N codes for MSVQLTFVVFLFLTISGLCLDADQAKEAMEEEILSSLFTSESRHSSPLWPMPVLNMCRLLAKISEPWQDDWYANKIQPAYDQRVSTDMSQTSQELNDLLTLCRVLQPRELDQEYLEVDQNNDRPLKRKSPYILKRQLHTKKARRPYILKRSSFY; via the exons ATGTCAGTGCAGTTGACCTTtgtggtttttctttttctgaccaTCAGTGGACTCTGCTTAG ATGCTGATCAGGCTAAAGAGGCAATGGAAGAGGAGATACTGAGCAGCCTCTTTACTTCAGAG AGCAGACACAGCTCCCCCCTGTGGCCGATGCCTGTCCTAAACATGTGTCGTTTGCTGGCAAAGATTAGTGAGCCCTGGCAGGATGACTGGTATGCAAACAAGATCCAGCCTGCTTATGATCAGAGGGTCTCCACTGATATGAGCCAAACATCACAGGAACTGAATGACCTCCTGACCCTCTGCAGAGTTCTCCAGCCCCGAGAG CTTGACCAAGAATACCTTGAGGTGGACCAGAACAACGACAGGCCACTGAAACGAAAATCTCCATATATTCTAAAGAGGCAACTGCACACCAAGAAAGCAAGACGGCCATATATTTTGAAACGAAGTTCATTTTACTGA